The Anopheles maculipalpis chromosome 3RL, idAnoMacuDA_375_x, whole genome shotgun sequence genomic sequence CTAGCTAggggtttaaaattttaattaagcaCTATTGTATGTACCTTGTACTATTGCCTGTTGTACTGTCAACTGATCTATACTGAAAGAGACGGTGGATTGTTCGCTTGTTAGTGGTTGATGTTTTGGATGTTATGGTTTAGATTTTTAGAGGCTGAAAAAGTATCCCTTGAATTGTTTTTTACGAATAAAATTCTCTTTAAGCTAAaaacaccatgcgtctccaccATTTCCAATAACTGCGAATATCGCTTCAGAGAGTCCCAACTATTGCAACCTTCATTGTGCATACTTTTCATTAAATCCATGCCAACACTTTATTTACCattggaagataaaaaaaaaacaaacattttgccTACCAACTTTTCTTGTAATCAAGCACATCTTCAAGACAGCAGaaacaccatgcgtctccattaaCTCACACAACGTGCGACAGCACCCCACAGGTTCTTTACCTCAGCATACAGCAAGTGATCGCTCGTTCGGACGCACTGATGATGACGGGCGGCACTATAGGCTACCTCTTCCCGCACCAACTCGTCAAACGCTTGCAGTTGATTATAGACCACTACGTCACCCCAGATAACCGAGAGCCGTTCAGCTCCCTGCAAACAAATGGCACGCTGAAGCTTCAGTGCATCGGCAGACCCCGGTGCCAACCCACTCAAACATTGGTTGTATTGATTTGCTTCCGAGTCGAGCTGTGACTGAACAACTCCAAGGTATCCGACGAGTGCATTTGCCACACTCTGCAACGTGCGAGTCTCACCCTGACCGCAGCTCACCAGCGACGAGTAGATAAGCCGCGGTATCTTGTCGAACTCGTAGTTATACTTCGCAAAGCAACTGTCCGCCCCCGGTACCGATGAGGTAACGGACAAAGCCATCCTCCAGGCCATATCTTTGACGACTGCAATGGTACGATTCATCACCCATTCCGTCTCTTCGCCCTGCATCACCACCGTAGTGTTGTTGGCAAGTGCGTCCAATGATTGGGTGACGTTGGTGAGACGGTTGATGAGCACCGCGCTCGCATTCCGTACCACTAGCTGGACCGTTTCCAGATCGTCTAGAAAGAactgtttcagttttttcGTAGTAGACGTTACAGTTGTGTTGAAGTTGGTACCGATTGTTAGAAGGGCGTTCTGTAGCCGTCTCTGGACACCGGTATAGATGCTCCCGTTCACAGTGGCGAGCGTACTGTTCAGATACACTCGCAGCCCACTCGTTACCGACTCTAGCCGAGCGATGAAACCATCCATCATTCGGATACGATTGACAACGGCGTTGATTTGCGGTACCGTGGATCTCCCGATGTTGACGTAGTCCAGCAGAATTTCGTTCAACTTCCGAATGCCATTCCGCGGATACCGGCTGTCCACCAGCGCTTGGCTTGGTCGGGACAACTGCTGTATCTCCACCAGTGCCGGCTCTATCTCGTCCAGCGTGACACTCAGGTTGGCCACATTACGCACCAGTTGGTCCAGCACGGTGGAAATGTTTTGTACACCCGCCGTGCCGAGCAACAAACTCGTCCCGTTGATTGCCGCCTGATGCAGCTCGTTCAGGGCAATCGTTGAACTGATGCTTCGCCGAATGCCATCGAAGACAGTCGTTATGTTACCGCTGGAAAGGCgggccgcgttcgagagggcCTGAAAGATGGGGCTGCCCGACTCGACCAAACTGTCCAGCACCAACCGAAAGCCCGTTGCCAACCGGTACAGGTCGGGAGTTTGCAAACCGTACAGTGTTTCGGTGATCGATTGGAACTGGTCAAGCAGGTTCAGGACGCGGTTCGTGTTTTGTACCACGTTTCCGGTCGAATCGAGGCTTCCGCTGGCGACTCCGGTCATGCGTGCTGGTACTGCAAAGTCCGGCTGTGGGCTGGCGCTACCATGCTGCGGGATTGTGACGATGCTCAGCACGATACAGATGAGAAAGCGGTGATACTTCTTCATTGCTCGTCCCGGTATAATTCGATTAGTTTAGTTGTAGTTTATTTATGGCAAGTGAAGTCCGTTAACACTCGAACTGTGTAGCTGTGCACCGATGGGTGGTTGGTTTTATACGGCAAAACTTGCTACGG encodes the following:
- the LOC126562063 gene encoding uncharacterized protein LOC126562063, which encodes MKKYHRFLICIVLSIVTIPQHGSASPQPDFAVPARMTGVASGSLDSTGNVVQNTNRVLNLLDQFQSITETLYGLQTPDLYRLATGFRLVLDSLVESGSPIFQALSNAARLSSGNITTVFDGIRRSISSTIALNELHQAAINGTSLLLGTAGVQNISTVLDQLVRNVANLSVTLDEIEPALVEIQQLSRPSQALVDSRYPRNGIRKLNEILLDYVNIGRSTVPQINAVVNRIRMMDGFIARLESVTSGLRVYLNSTLATVNGSIYTGVQRRLQNALLTIGTNFNTTVTSTTKKLKQFFLDDLETVQLVVRNASAVLINRLTNVTQSLDALANNTTVVMQGEETEWVMNRTIAVVKDMAWRMALSVTSSVPGADSCFAKYNYEFDKIPRLIYSSLVSCGQGETRTLQSVANALVGYLGVVQSQLDSEANQYNQCLSGLAPGSADALKLQRAICLQGAERLSVIWGDVVVYNQLQAFDELVREEVAYSAARHHQCVRTSDHLLYAEVKNLWGAVARCVS